From the Nodularia sp. NIES-3585 genome, one window contains:
- a CDS encoding GNAT family N-acetyltransferase, with amino-acid sequence MTSWFFNPYHQEPVISPAEQASCRFQIRTATPDDLTGIAHIIAESFHGHDGFWGWAFPLLRLGIYEDLKHRLSSPAPHHICLVAIDTTAASTHNLVGTVELGVRFNDSWIQAGKSFPYLSNVAVHPKYRRHGVASELLISCEKFSREWGFQDLYLHVLENNDQARQLYFKLGYQAYKLESNWNTFFLRHSRQILLHKHLSVKAD; translated from the coding sequence TTGACATCCTGGTTTTTTAATCCTTACCACCAAGAGCCAGTCATATCACCCGCCGAACAGGCTTCCTGTCGATTCCAAATTCGTACGGCTACACCTGATGATTTGACTGGTATTGCCCATATTATTGCTGAAAGCTTTCACGGACATGATGGTTTCTGGGGATGGGCTTTTCCCTTACTACGTTTGGGTATTTACGAAGACCTCAAACATCGCTTGTCATCACCTGCACCCCATCATATTTGTTTGGTGGCGATTGACACTACTGCTGCTTCAACTCATAACTTAGTAGGAACTGTGGAATTGGGTGTGCGTTTCAATGATTCTTGGATACAGGCGGGTAAGAGTTTTCCTTATCTGTCTAATGTAGCTGTTCACCCTAAATATCGCCGACATGGTGTCGCTTCAGAGCTACTGATCAGCTGTGAAAAATTCTCTCGTGAGTGGGGATTTCAAGACTTATACCTCCACGTCTTGGAAAATAACGATCAGGCACGGCAACTTTATTTCAAACTGGGATATCAGGCGTATAAATTAGAATCTAACTGGAATACATTTTTCCTCAGACACTCCCGGCAAATTTTATTGCATAAACACCTGAGTGTTAAAGCTGATTAA
- the arsS gene encoding arsenosugar biosynthesis radical SAM (seleno)protein ArsS (Some members of this family are selenoproteins.) — protein sequence MPTRKTTTLNLGITLFKDKLSSSLTKQTISVLQINLGKRCNLACTHCHVEASPKRTEELSPTICQQLIRLIHQFPEIQVVDLTGGAPEMNYGFKQLVEAARCTGKQVIVRSNLTIYFEDGFGDLPEYFAKHQVQVVASLPCYIADNVDKMRGTGVFDASIKALQWLNQLGYGKKSDLSLDLVYNPPLPTSEKFSLAPEQTKLERDYKIFLQEHFGIVFNNLFTITNLAVGRTKMYLERKKLHNSYLQFLESNFNHSTVEHLMCLNELSVDYLGNVYDCDFNQMMNLPAKTRNGESLTVAKLLEFGSLNLINEIQTASYCYGCTAGCGSSCGGALL from the coding sequence ATGCCAACTAGAAAAACAACTACATTAAATCTAGGAATCACCTTATTCAAAGATAAACTTAGTTCATCTTTGACAAAACAAACCATTTCTGTTTTACAAATTAATTTGGGTAAGCGGTGTAATCTTGCCTGTACACACTGTCATGTTGAAGCGAGTCCAAAACGCACAGAAGAACTTTCTCCGACAATTTGCCAACAGTTAATTAGGTTAATTCACCAATTTCCCGAAATTCAGGTAGTGGATTTAACTGGTGGCGCACCAGAAATGAATTATGGATTTAAGCAATTAGTAGAAGCAGCCAGATGCACAGGTAAACAGGTGATTGTCCGGTCGAATTTAACCATTTATTTTGAAGATGGATTTGGTGATTTACCAGAATATTTTGCTAAACACCAAGTGCAGGTTGTGGCTTCTCTGCCTTGCTACATAGCAGATAATGTGGATAAAATGCGTGGTACTGGTGTTTTTGATGCTTCAATTAAAGCTTTGCAATGGCTTAATCAACTCGGATATGGGAAGAAATCAGATTTAAGTTTAGACTTGGTATATAATCCGCCTTTGCCCACAAGCGAAAAGTTTTCCTTAGCACCTGAACAAACTAAGCTAGAGCGAGATTACAAAATATTTTTGCAAGAACATTTTGGGATTGTGTTTAACAACCTATTCACCATCACTAACCTAGCGGTGGGCAGAACTAAAATGTATTTAGAACGAAAAAAGCTGCATAATAGTTACTTGCAGTTTTTAGAGTCGAATTTTAATCACAGTACAGTTGAACATTTAATGTGTCTTAATGAACTGTCAGTTGACTACTTAGGTAATGTGTATGATTGTGATTTTAACCAAATGATGAATCTACCTGCGAAAACTCGCAATGGTGAATCACTAACAGTTGCTAAATTACTAGAATTTGGCAGTTTAAACTTAATTAATGAGATCCAAACAGCTAGCTATTGCTACGGTTGTACGGCTGGATGTGGTTCTAGCTGTGGTGGCGCTTTACTATAA